The DNA window TCCATTTGGTACACAGACAGAGCAAGGACAAAAAAAGAACGTCTGAATAAGCCCATAAGGTAAACGGTACAAAATTGCCATATTAAATATTGGGGTCAGCTCAAAAGGTCAATGTCTCTCTGGGCCTGTCCACCCatgcaataaaatataaaatcaaCCAGATAATATTCCAGACACGACCTATGGACCTATTACTAGAGATAAAGACTCTTGTCAACTAATCTGTGACTTTGAAACTCTTTTATCGGAATCCCAGGAACCCTTGTGCTCGACCGCATATAAACGGCTGTCACAGTCTAGTTTTCTTGCAGTCTGCCCTCCTGTCCATACCGTCCGTGCAGCAGCCCACCTCCATCACATCATCATGCCTGCAGACTACAATGGCACCTGGGTCATGGAGACCAATGACAACTTTGATGGATACATGAAGGCATTAGGTATTGTACATTCTAGTCTCTGACCTCTGTAGGGTTTTATAAATGTAAAGGGATTAGTGAGATATCCTTGAAAAAAAGTGAGTTATCACTTGGGAAGTATATAAGTGTTAGGGCACTTTGTTCACTTTGAGATTAACGCTACGTTCTCATGCGGCATTACTACATTTACAGACCTTGGGCTTGTTTCTTACATCTGAATTGACAGCGTAAAAATCCATGCACATTCTGCAAAGACAACCTCATTTGGATTCGTCTAACATATTATCGGTTGCAGAAATTTTTGTCATAAGTGAATGTACCCTAACAGGTGATCATGGTGGACAGTTTTGCTACCTTGCAGATATAGCGGTATTGCACGGACAAATTTAGCACACAGGGGCAAATTCAACATTCCctctatgtcagaaaactggcatatagAGACAGTGAGTCCCAATCCATGACAAGCCACATCTGGCACATTCTACAAATGTTAGCGGGGCAAAGATCCAGGGAGATGCCCACGCTACGTCCAACACATTTTTACACCAGTGTTCTGAGATTCAGTGGAAATCTACATGGATTTCCATTCGGTTGCAAGTCCAATAAGCAGATTTAGGAAGCAGCCTCTTCATACATCTCTCAGCTCTTGTGCCAGTCGGGACATTTATTACGACTGGTGTTCAATATGCCAGTCtcaataaatttgccccattgtctCCAAACAGTATAACTTTTCACTACCTGCACTTCAGGTATTGTATGAACAAGGGCTGAGATCAGGGTATGTGTGGTGGGTTGTCACTTGACCATCATATGAGAGAAAGTGAATTATAGGTTAAAAGGAAAAGCTAAGCTTTGCCATTTACTTTTTACAACCAAACCGGCTTTTGTGCAGCAGATATTGCTGTATGTATCAGATAATAAGTACAGTAAGTACTTTCCATTGGCCTGGTGCGGTGACGGTGCAGGCACACAGGAATATAGCTAGGACAGATAAAACAGAGCAATGCTCAGGATATTGGCAAGAATGTTTCCAATCATTTACTGCAAACATTGATATTGTATAGAGTTGTATTCATTTTTCATTTCTATATAGTTTGCACCCAACAAATGTTTGCTTGGCTTATTACTGGCACCTTTACATGGGCCAAATGTTAGGAAACAACTGTTGTTTGGGACATTCATTCTCCATAACTGGACCAATAAGCAGCCCGTGTAATAGGGAGTATACACTGTGTGACTGCAGTCAGCACTTCCCTGCAGCGTCAGGTGGATGGTAAAATGTTCTCTCATCCCTACACTGTACTCCGCAAGTGATGTAGGGAATTTTGGGGTGAAGAGAATGGAAATTATAACAACATTAGGGATTGATGGGTAATGGGGTGTATTGGAGACAAGCACATGACCATCTGACAGCTAGTATGCTGAGCTTCAGGTTGGCAGGCACCTTGTTTAATCCCTGTCCTGGGCACCATGAGATGCACTAGCgacagaatacacatgtaaattaCATTGGAATAGCAATACCCGTTCTGTGGTGCCCTCTGCTGGTCTTTCTGCAAATGTACAATTATTGTAAAAGTCCACAGTAGCATGTCAATCAAAATAGCCTAAAAGGCAAGTATGGAACGATAGTGGGATATAAGCAGAAGCCGCGTTATATGAACATGCAGAGCacccaaaaaaaacatactgatagggaatttagatgttGAGCCCTACTTAGGAAAGTGTTGATAATATTTCTGTAAAAGGGTTGCAGAATATGATGAGTAAAATTCCCTATCCATTTCTTTCCGCAGATATTGACTTTGCTACCAGGAAGATTGCTGCTCATCTGACCCAGACCAAAGAACTTGTTCAGAATGGAAATGATTTCCAGACCAAGACCCTCAGCACGTTCAGGAATTATGAGCTCAACTACACTGTTGGGGTAGAGTTTGAGGAGAAGACTAAAGGCCTGGATAACCGGGTGGTGCAGGTAGGTGACTACTGGCTTTCCATGGCCTGACTTTATCTATATAACTAGTTACAATGGGAAACTGATGTCTTTGTCATTGATGTTACAGACCTTGGTGTCTTGGGATGGCGATAAACTTGTCTGTGTCCAGAAGGGAGAGAAGAAGAACCGTGGCTGGGTGCACTGGATCGAGGGAGACAAACTTTACTTGGTAAGAGCTTAGGGTCCTTATACCGTGACAGTACTGCAAATGACCACTTCTGGGTGAAGTCTAACCTCATAgtcaggaataatttcacatattttcagttctaccatataTTTTGCACACTGGCCTTTTTCTATCAGACAACATTTCAATGCTATTTTGGGTGGtggttgctgggagttgtagttttacaacagctggagtgccgaaggttgcctacccatgggctatcattaaagggatattcccatctcataaACTAATGGCTAGGATTTGCCATCATGTTATGATCAACCACAGTGAATGAAGAGTACACTAATCCGATGTAGTGCTGCGTTCTCCTTGCTGTTTTTCCTTTACATAGCCAGGTAAATGGGCGGACACTGTGTAAAGTAAAAACACATGTTCCCCTATTTACGGGAATGGGGCTGGTTGCACTATGCAGGTAAAAATTAGGTTACAAAATCCTGTATATGGGAAATATTTGTTGGGTGTTCAACCTTCAGGACCACCATGATCAGTAGAATGAAAGGACTGCCCCAGATCCTGCACCTCAGTCCATACAAGTCCTCTGGACAGAGGCACAGCGTGTACAGATTTGTGCGGTCCTTTTATTCGAATGACCACGACGGTCCCAGGGTTCAGACCTCCAAAATAGACTATAGGATAGACTATCAATAGCTCTAAATTCTTTTGAAGTATTATTTACTTAAAACAGGAAAAACCCTTCAGGAATATCCCAGAAGCCATGTTACCATATTACAATCTATGGATACAAATTTAAGGAAATTCTACTATTCTGTTAATATAATGTGATTTGTATTTCTAGCGTCATTACATTATTTGGGTCCATCAGTGAAAATTGTAGGGGGACCTAACCCTCTAGAGAACTTATGTATGCCCACTTTGATTGACATATTATCAATGAGGATCAATGCATTATTTGTGAATCATTGTATTAGAAACAGACCCTAGTGACAGGAAAATGACTATAAAAACAGTTCCAAAAGGGTTCCTCTTCATCCAGAACTTTGGGGCTCTGCTATTATGTGCCAAATAATGTAACAAAAATTTGAGCCCCCTCCAAGGGATTCCCTAGAACTCCTGTGTGCTATCCTGTGTATCTCCATATACAGCTAAAGGGTCAAATTCTGGGGAACATGGGACTCGAAAATAGTACAAAGAAAAATTGGGGCAGTTGTCCATAGCAATCATTATGTCCGGATGTTATACAAAGAAGTTCTATGTGAACACCACCATAACTTATTCTATTGTATCTTTGTATTTTAGGACCTAACATGTGAAGATCAAGTTTGTCACCAGGTCTTCAAAAAGAAGAACTAAGAAGTCCAAGATTATCTGCATACTGCCTTGTTTGTCTTTATTGTGTAGATACATCTGTGATATGTCTGtcaattttattaataaaacaaAGATATTTCTAAGAAAGTCTTACATTTTCTGTATGTACATAATAAATCACATCGGTTTTACACTCAATGCTCATAAATGGAATAGTTTGGggacattaaagaggacttttcaccatatccatcaattctagttcttagcaatagtcgctactccactgattccagaacagttggaattttaattttttttatgtagattgtgagccccatatagggatcacaatgtacattttttcctatcaatatgtctttgtaatatgggaggaaaccaacacaaacatgaggagaacatacaaactccttgcagatgttgtccttggcaggatttgactcCAAGACTCCAAtgatgcaatgctaaccactgaggcaccgtgATGccccagttggaattttctctctagcccccaccattccagcgTAACAAGCGCAGCTAGTTTCGgggcctgatgtgctatttaagctctgtaatgtcaagtgggcggtgtcaggcagggggtgtgagtcagagctccaatcagaggcagccagtgtcagagctcagaatcgcacctcattgtctgctcctgcctgaccctgcCCTCCTGACCgtacagagattaaatagcatatcaggcaccaaagataacagcattgattgctcaggaatggtgggggctagagaaaaaattcccacTGTGCCAGGATCAGTGTAGGGGaggctattaaatgatgtaaagagctgaacATGTtaaaggtggtgaaagatcctctttaaatgtaaAATTAATTTACAAAAACTGCCAAGTAACCATATAAATATTAAGTATTGAAAACTCAACGTTCAGATTCATGTCAAAATGATGATACCAAAACAGGACTGCAAGGTATCCTATCATAAGTTAGTCTGACTACCATGTGACACACCAAGCACTTcatgatacagatgtgaacagacccAGAAgccaggaaaatccctttaaagggagtctaccaggaGGAAAATTGGTATCAGACTAAAGCCAAGTACCTTGTACAGCTGCTGCTACACTTTGAAAAGACATCTTTCTTCTTcctcattgcagctccattttcattacAATCTGTCCTGTAGTCTTAGGCAAATTAGAATGCAAAGTGAGAGATGTCACTCAAGGAAAGGGGGAAGCAGATGAAGGGTCGTTGGGAGCGATTAAATGAAAATGGAGCCGCACTGcataataagaaaggcatctttggaaagtgtagaaactggACTACAAGAAACTGCCATTAGTTTGACACCGTCTTTCtcactgatagactccctttaataaggcTTACATAAAGATCCATACAACCTCTCCTGTAGCCTGGGATTTCATTCAGAGGTATAACAGAGGTTTTTCTGTTCCATTCCTTCCTTTATGACGAAATCGCCCATGTGCTTGAGCCTTTATTCCATAAATGAATAATGTGATGGTCATTCCACCTTGTAAAGAGGTTTTGCAGAAGCTGAAGATTCTATTTTAGGGAATGATGTATCCCAACTATTAATTATAAAGAATATAAGAAGTTGCCATAGAAATTAAGAACCGTATACACTCCCTGAGATCTTATAGCAGAGAATGTTGCCGTAAGTACAGGATGATACGTATGAACAAGCACACAAACACCTAGCTATCTTGTGCACATACAGAACATGCATGTCAAACAAGTAACATACTTCTCCATCCCCTTTGTAAGACTTCCTACCACTCAGCACGGATTAGACTGGTCACAGGACATACTTCCTTGCATTTGTCACttctcaaaggggttgtccagtgtaGTTTTTTACAATAGTCATCCAAAAACAAGCAGATCGCAGAGCATCTCTTAGCCCCAACCCAGCAATTACTTGTAAACCATGGGGGACCCCAGCAGAAGGTGTTATATTTTTCTGCAGCCAACACCATGGGACAAATGAAGCATACTTTATGATCCATTACACATCAATAGGCTGTCCATATAACACATTGATGACAATGGTGACTGTGGATTTCCTTGGGGCATGCCCCTTCACAGGTTAGCCTTGATAAATCATCATATAGATGTCACAATCCCTCATGAATGTGCCCATCCACAGAAGATAGAGGACAGTCAATGGCATTCTTCCTCGACCTATCCATAAATACACATACACGGAATGGCTCAGCATACAttattcattttgcttacttgtacagCACCATCATATACTGCAGCACTTTTGGACATGTGGAGAATATACAAACACCTCGCAGATGTtgatcttggcaggatttgaacccagaactccagcactagAATAAAATAAGATACCACCACTTACCCTGGAGGCAATCATCTCATGGGAGACCTAAGGATTAGCCATGTTGGAATCTATCTTTGACCTAATCCTGTTATGTCGAACCAACTCCATACATATTAGATCGTTGCCAATTTTTCAGAATTAGATTTCTATACTGAGTACGGCCATCTTTATCGGCTGGCACTTTAGACCAACTTTCACTACATTTGTGATCTCTCATGAAATATTCCTAGAGCTACTGGAAGACTCATATATCACTAGTGTATGACTCACTGTTACTCCTGCATAAACTTTTATTACACTGGACAAAGTGCACTTACAAGGTACAACGTGAGAGTACAATCTGTATCCAGAGCCTGCCAGTAAGCCGTTCCACATGGTATGAAGAGCCCACTGGCTATGACTTCTTCAGATTTTGAACATGCGACATATCAATTATTTTCTGAGGGTTGAAAGGTTGTAAGCAGCCCGGCCACCTGTTTTCAGCTGGTTTTTGTCATGGGCTAGTCCAcgggctcagaatcacaccccctgccttctCCTGCCTAACACCGTACACCTGACAGAACAGAggctaagtagcatatcaggcaccaaaactaactgcactgattttcCAGGACAGAGAGGGCTAGAGAAAAGGttccaactgcgccggaatcagtAGGGCAGATCCTATTAAAAAATGCAAAGAGCTACAatttgtggaggtggtgaaatgtcctctttaacaagTAGAAATATCTTAATGCAGCTCACCATATCTTTATCCAGCTGGCAGAGAAAAATCCTCAACTTGTCAGTCTTACCATGGCAAAATTTGGGACTTGGCTTCACCCAGCAGGTACCCATTGATCACTCTAACTTTTATTACTACCTGACCtatccaaatggaaacctgatgcacaccattaaaggggttgcttgATCACGAAAATGGGGAGTCGTTCAATTCAGTTCTATTGAACTACCAGGATGGCAATCTCCAGCAGCCAAATAGAAGTCAATAGAGCAGTGGTCATGCATTGGGACCTGTTCTGGGGATAAATGTATATAGTGGGTAAATCAGTGTACCCcataaatcattgcaccactgGTGACATCATGAGAATAACTATACTATCTTTACTTTAGACCTGTTACTGTGGATGGCGGCACTGACACGCTCTTTTTACAcagccttaggcctcatgcatatGCTTATGTGCACTGTAAGTGTGCTCGCCCTGTATTTCACGGCTAGCACAGTGACCCATTCCTTTCTATGACCCCATACATATTGTCTGTTGATCTGATGGAAAAATCAGACATCTGGTGTTGGTTCAGCATCTGAGCTGGTGCTGGAGCTGGTGATGTAACAGTAGAGTTCCAACCTGCTACTTGCCCTGCTGTACTATTACTTTAATATGCACGTTTTATACTTGTGGCATATCTTGGGCAATCCAAGAGATGCCAACTCGGAGCTGGTTATAATTCAGGAGTAAtttaaacctttaaaaaaaaaatctaataaatatgcttttttttaaaacaagAGTTGAGTGCGGTGCAAAAGCACACAAACTGCAAAAGTTTTCACAAGTTAGGCTTGCGCTAAAACATGAGCTTTTTTTGTCACCATAAAACTTAGGTACAGGTTTTAATGAATATTCCCCAATAAGTTCCTTGGCAATATAGGTGTTGTACCCTAAGAAGGGCTTCACACGGATGTAATTGGCCTGTGAAATACAGATTGGATGGTGACTGTAGTTCCAGTACTGAACTTAGTAGCTGGGACCCGGACCCCAGGcacacaatcctattaatattataaatgtgaaagtttgtgagtttgtgggtttgtgtgtttggatgtttgcatgttcggatgtttgttcctcaatcacggaaaaaccgctccaccgatttggctgaaattttccacaaacatagttaatacacccgattaaacaataggctacttttcctcacaatagcgcacatacgtttgtgccaggacccccacaaaacccaaactcacaccaccatctctgcaatctcacacactttggaccatagcaagccacaaacttcatattgccctctacagcctcgcccctaaccccacacaatctcatatacatatactttaccactttgcccctcaccttaacgatactccaggaggctctctttaacgctccggagcagccatgtttgccgacccccaccgctctgacaatccgcgacaccgcccacccatgtcaatacccctaggaggtctaataaatgcaaaaaaaaagtttaaaaaaaagtaaaacaaatataaaaaaaataaataaaaaggattaaaaattcaaatcacccccctttccctagaacacatataaaagtagttaaaaactgtgaaacacatacatgttaggtatccccacgtccgaaatcgcccgctctacaaagctatacaaatatttttcctgttcggtaaacgccgtagcgggaaaaatggtcaaaagttccaaaccgccattttttcactgttttgattctgataaaaatttgaataaaaagtgatcaaagcaataacatttcccgaaaatggtagaactacaaagtacaccgggccccgcaaaaaaagacgccctatacatccccgtacacgcacgtataaaaaagttacggctgtcggaatatggcgacttttcaaaaaataatatattaacacagttttggattttttttaaggggtcaaaatgtaaataaaaccatataaatttggtatccccggaatcgtaacgaaacatagaatacaggggacaggtcattttggttgcacagtgaacgctgtaaaaccaaagcccgtaagaaagtcgcagaaatgcattttttcttcaaatccaccccattctgaattttttccctgcttcccagtatattatatagaataaataatggtgcatcatgaagaaaaatttgtcccaggaaaaattaagacctcatatggctctgggagcggagaaataaaaaaagttatgaggtttagaaggaggggagtcaaaaacgaaaatcaaaaaatgccatcggcgggaaagggttaacttcaaatacttctgtcccaaagtcactatgtacagtttctcacaacaccgtatagcagctcaaatacaagttaacttcaacacaaaagtctcacgtattcgctgaattacagcaaaaacaagatacaaagttacatttcatatcccatactttatacacagtacgaaaaccttacccatgcctatatatacccactgttacaatcaccgcagacgaagtcgcgggtaccagctagtcataTATAAGGCTCAGAGTCCCTGCCtccccacatgactgctgttcCATACTGCAGTCACAATTTCGGTATAGGTAGTCCCACAGAGGCAGGGACTCCAAGCATCATTGATGGCTGTGTTGCTTTTAAGTCTGGTCCCAGTTCAACGTTTGGTTTGGGGAATATGGATAACATCAGGTCTGCATTCAACAGACCAAATACTTCCATGTGCAATTGGCCCAAAGCTAGTCTCATATCACGTTTTTCCTACATGGTTTATGTctccattttgaaaaaaaaaaaaaagtatgcacaGAAATCAAATGCAAGCCATGGATGTGCACCAGACATGGAGCTTCCAGACCTCAGGCCCCAAGATTCCAGGTCCTTCGCCATCCGCCTGGCCACATCACGGTTGACATTGCACAGCCGTAATTGTGGATGGCAGTTTTCATGATGTGGCTACACCTGCttttccattcagccattttgcgGTTGGCATATGGCTGTGGTGGATTTTCTATAATGATATACTTGTCGCCATTTGTATAAGATGGCCACAATGGTGTCACAATAGTCTCTTAGGTTATATTCACGTTACGTTTCTCCAGTGAAGTTCAAAAGCATGCAGACGAATGCCATGGAGGGTACTTGTTTTATACGGTCGCCATTCTTTTTGCAAAAAGTGTAGTATACCTTGCTTTTCGATCCGACAAAAAACTGAGACGCGTACATTGTTTTTCTTTCACTAAAGTCTCTGCCTTTCCACGgcatttgtttatatttttttcaaaatggTGACATGAAATGTATATGGGAAAAATGTTATGTGACCCGAGCCTAAGGGAGTATTACGGCACCATTAATATTTGACATTGGATGCCCTCACTCCTA is part of the Leptodactylus fuscus isolate aLepFus1 chromosome 3, aLepFus1.hap2, whole genome shotgun sequence genome and encodes:
- the RBP2 gene encoding retinol-binding protein 2, whose protein sequence is MPADYNGTWVMETNDNFDGYMKALDIDFATRKIAAHLTQTKELVQNGNDFQTKTLSTFRNYELNYTVGVEFEEKTKGLDNRVVQTLVSWDGDKLVCVQKGEKKNRGWVHWIEGDKLYLDLTCEDQVCHQVFKKKN